The Bos indicus isolate NIAB-ARS_2022 breed Sahiwal x Tharparkar chromosome X, NIAB-ARS_B.indTharparkar_mat_pri_1.0, whole genome shotgun sequence genome has a window encoding:
- the TMEM187 gene encoding transmembrane protein 187, whose protein sequence is MKPESGQALFHVALASCLCVATVHTGIFEHVSVQVGYEYYAEAPVTSLPAFLAMPFNSLVNMAYVFLGVYWLRSQARAPGGPAERRRARYLKDVFAGMALVYGPVQWLRIGMQTQPTAVLDQWLTLPIFAWPVAWCLCLDRGWKPWLFLAVEGLSLCSYSLALLHPHGFELALGLHIAAAVGQALRIQGRHGNISSGTYLALGVLSCLGFVVLKLCDHELAQWHLFQQLTGHFWSKVCDVLQFHFAFLFLTSLHTC, encoded by the coding sequence ATGAAGCCGGAGTCGGGGCAGGCCCTCTTCCACGTGGCCCTGGCCAGCTGCCTCTGCGTGGCCACTGTCCACACTGGTATTTTCGAACATGTCTCTGTCCAAGTGGGCTATGAATACTATGCGGAAGCCCCGGTCAccagcctccctgccttcctggccATGCCCTTCAACTCTCTCGTTAACATGGCCTACGTGTTCCTGGGGGTGTACTGGCTGCGGAGCCAGGCACGTGCCCCAGGAGGCCCTGCAGAGAGGCGGAGGGCTCGCTACCTGAAAGACGTCTTTGCAGGCATGGCCCTGGTCTATGGCCCGGTTCAGTGGCTGCGCATCGGGATGCAGACACAGCCCACCGCCGTGCTGGACCAGTGGCTCACCTTACCCATCTTCGCGTGGCCAGTGGCCTGGTGCCTCTGCCTGGACAGGGGCTGGAAGCCCTGGCTCTTCCTGGCTGTCGAGGGCCTCTCCCTGTGCAGTTACAGCCTGGCTCTGCTGCACCCCCATGGGTTTGAGTTGGCACTGGGCCTGCACATTGCAGCTGCCGTGGGCCAGGCCCTACGCATCCAGGGGCGCCACGGCAACATTTCCTCTGGAACATACTTGGCTCTGGGCGTGCTCTCCTGCCTGGGCTTTGTGGTCCTCAAGCTATGTGACCATGAGCTTGCGCAGTGGCATCTCTTCCAGCAGCTCACGGGCCACTTCTGGTCCAAAGTCTGTGACGTGCTTCAGTTCCACTTTGCCTTCCTGTTCCTGACCAGCTTACACACCTGCTGA